A region from the Algoriphagus machipongonensis genome encodes:
- the purL gene encoding phosphoribosylformylglycinamidine synthase has protein sequence MIFFFESPQNLIYAVQTPQPFAPEDVQKLIWLFGEAKALETNNVEGKFSGPRKEMITPWSTNAVEIAKNMGIEGVVRIEEFFPMKAGDQIDPMLQKAYEGLDQDIFDIHLQPEPIVEIKDIASYNQKEGLALSQEEVDYLENVSQQLGRPLTDSEVFGFSQVNSEHCRHKIFNGTFIIDGEEKPMTLFQLIKETSKKHPNRIASAYKDNVAFVGGPRAQQFAPKTQDKADFFETRDIDTVISLKAETHNFPTTVEPFNGAATGGGGEIRDRMAGGTASIPLAGTAVYMTSYSRSEKGRSWEKNLPERPWLYQTPMDILIKASNGASDFGNKFGQPLIAGSVLTFEHEEDDKQHGFDKVIMLAGGVGFTNAKYTKKEEPKAGDQIVIMGGDNYRIGMGGSAVSSLNTGELSNAIELNAIQRSNPEMQKRVANVIRAMAEDENNPIISIHDHGAGGHLNCLSELVEDTGGTIHIDQLPVGDPTLSAKEIVGNESQERMGLVIGKKDIDTLQTISERERAPFYVVGETTGDMHFKFENQKTGEKPVDWNLSYMFGSSPKTILEDKTQNASFSEAAYSQSEITNYIQEVLQLEAVACKDWLTNKVDRSVTGRVANQQTTGAIQLPLNDVAVMALDFTGNKGIATSIGHAPVAALANPEAGSRLAIAEAMTNLIFAPIQDGLAGISLSANWMWPAKNEGENDRLYRAVESVSKFAIDLGVNIPTGKDSLSMTQKYPDGKTVYSPGTVIISTVGECFDVQKTVKTALHPIKGSRILYINFSNDDFKLAGSSFYQALNKIGTETPDVKSPEYFAKAFTAIQDLIDQGWLLAGHDISSGGLITALLEMCFPSPGVGLKVHVDRMGEEDLVKVLFAENPGILIQVADENAVEALLVEADVDYVELAKVTDSGKLDLKGKDISLDIAELRDTWFKSSYLLDKKQSGEKLAKDRFENYKNQALSYEFAEGWKGSFEGAGLDPFRKSSGKAKAAIIREKGVNGDREMAYSLWLAGFDVKDVHMTDLIAGRENLEDVQMIVFVGGFSNSDVLGSAKGWAGAFLYNPKAKQALDNFYARPDTLSLGVCNGCQLMVELGLATPTHTEKPKMLHNESHKFESTFVNVTIPENSSVMLGSLSGQRLGVWVAHGEGKFSLPLASDQYNFAMKYSYEAYPGNPNGSDYATAGIASADGRHLAIMPHIERSLKPWNWPYYPSDRKDDFTPWMEAFVNARKWIETHNS, from the coding sequence ATGATATTCTTCTTCGAATCCCCTCAAAACCTTATCTACGCCGTACAAACTCCACAACCCTTTGCTCCTGAAGACGTCCAGAAATTAATCTGGCTTTTCGGAGAAGCCAAAGCACTGGAAACCAACAATGTAGAAGGTAAATTCTCTGGTCCCAGAAAAGAAATGATTACTCCCTGGTCCACCAACGCCGTGGAAATTGCCAAAAACATGGGAATTGAAGGTGTGGTAAGAATTGAAGAATTTTTCCCGATGAAGGCCGGAGATCAAATCGACCCTATGCTCCAGAAAGCATACGAAGGTTTGGATCAGGATATTTTTGATATCCATTTACAGCCTGAGCCAATTGTCGAAATCAAAGATATTGCTTCTTACAATCAGAAAGAGGGACTTGCCCTTAGTCAAGAGGAAGTAGACTACCTGGAAAATGTTTCCCAACAGCTAGGGAGACCTTTGACAGACTCTGAGGTATTTGGTTTTAGCCAGGTAAACTCTGAGCATTGCCGCCATAAAATTTTCAATGGCACCTTTATCATCGACGGAGAGGAGAAGCCAATGACGCTTTTCCAACTGATCAAGGAAACCTCTAAAAAGCATCCGAATAGAATTGCCTCTGCCTATAAAGACAATGTGGCATTTGTAGGGGGGCCAAGAGCACAACAATTCGCCCCAAAAACTCAGGATAAAGCAGACTTTTTCGAAACCAGAGATATCGATACCGTCATCTCTTTAAAAGCTGAAACACATAATTTCCCCACTACGGTAGAGCCTTTCAATGGAGCGGCAACGGGTGGTGGTGGAGAGATCCGTGATAGAATGGCTGGAGGAACAGCTTCTATTCCATTAGCAGGTACTGCTGTTTACATGACCTCTTATTCAAGGTCTGAAAAAGGAAGAAGTTGGGAGAAAAACCTGCCAGAAAGACCATGGTTATATCAAACACCGATGGATATCCTAATCAAGGCATCCAATGGAGCTTCTGATTTCGGAAATAAATTTGGTCAACCACTGATTGCAGGTTCAGTTTTAACATTCGAACACGAGGAAGACGATAAGCAGCATGGATTTGACAAAGTAATCATGCTAGCAGGTGGTGTAGGTTTTACCAATGCCAAATACACGAAAAAGGAGGAGCCTAAAGCAGGCGACCAAATCGTGATCATGGGTGGTGACAACTACCGTATCGGAATGGGCGGATCTGCAGTTTCTTCCTTAAACACGGGAGAGCTTTCCAATGCCATCGAACTCAACGCGATCCAAAGATCCAATCCTGAAATGCAAAAAAGGGTTGCCAATGTCATCCGTGCCATGGCAGAAGATGAAAACAACCCCATCATCTCCATTCACGATCATGGAGCAGGTGGACACCTAAACTGCCTTTCCGAATTGGTAGAAGATACGGGAGGCACGATTCACATCGACCAACTTCCTGTAGGAGACCCTACCCTTTCCGCTAAGGAAATCGTGGGAAATGAATCTCAGGAGAGAATGGGCTTAGTGATCGGTAAAAAAGATATTGACACACTTCAGACTATTTCTGAAAGAGAAAGAGCTCCTTTCTATGTCGTAGGTGAAACGACTGGAGATATGCACTTCAAATTTGAGAATCAGAAAACGGGTGAAAAACCAGTAGACTGGAATCTCAGCTATATGTTTGGTTCCTCTCCAAAAACAATTTTGGAGGACAAAACGCAGAATGCCTCTTTTTCTGAAGCAGCCTATTCTCAGTCTGAAATCACAAATTACATACAAGAAGTGTTGCAGCTTGAGGCCGTGGCTTGCAAGGATTGGCTGACCAATAAAGTCGATCGATCCGTTACCGGTAGAGTTGCCAATCAGCAGACTACTGGAGCCATCCAATTGCCATTAAATGACGTGGCTGTGATGGCTTTGGACTTTACAGGAAATAAGGGAATCGCTACTTCCATTGGACATGCGCCAGTTGCAGCATTGGCAAACCCAGAAGCAGGTAGCCGCTTGGCGATTGCAGAAGCCATGACCAATTTGATTTTTGCTCCAATTCAGGATGGGTTGGCAGGAATTTCCCTTTCTGCCAACTGGATGTGGCCTGCAAAGAATGAAGGCGAAAACGATCGCTTATATCGTGCCGTGGAATCAGTTTCTAAATTTGCGATTGATTTGGGAGTGAATATTCCTACCGGAAAAGACTCTTTATCCATGACTCAAAAATATCCTGATGGGAAAACAGTCTATTCTCCGGGAACGGTCATTATTTCTACAGTGGGTGAATGCTTCGATGTTCAGAAAACGGTAAAAACGGCACTTCACCCGATCAAAGGAAGTAGAATCCTATATATCAACTTCTCCAATGATGATTTTAAGTTAGCAGGCTCTAGTTTTTATCAAGCCCTCAATAAAATCGGAACGGAGACTCCAGATGTAAAAAGCCCTGAATATTTTGCCAAGGCATTTACAGCGATCCAAGACTTGATTGATCAAGGCTGGTTATTGGCAGGGCATGACATATCTTCTGGCGGTTTGATCACGGCATTACTTGAAATGTGCTTCCCAAGCCCAGGAGTGGGACTGAAAGTTCATGTGGACCGTATGGGTGAGGAAGATTTGGTGAAAGTCCTATTTGCTGAAAACCCAGGAATTCTGATTCAGGTAGCCGATGAAAATGCCGTGGAAGCACTTTTAGTCGAAGCGGATGTAGATTATGTGGAATTAGCGAAAGTCACAGACAGCGGCAAACTGGACTTAAAAGGAAAAGATATCAGCCTGGATATTGCAGAACTTCGTGATACTTGGTTTAAGTCTTCCTACTTATTGGACAAAAAACAAAGCGGTGAGAAATTAGCAAAAGACCGTTTTGAAAATTATAAAAATCAGGCCCTATCTTACGAATTCGCTGAAGGATGGAAAGGAAGTTTTGAAGGAGCCGGTCTGGATCCATTTAGAAAATCTTCCGGCAAGGCCAAAGCAGCTATCATCCGGGAAAAAGGTGTGAATGGAGATCGTGAGATGGCCTATTCACTTTGGTTGGCTGGCTTTGATGTCAAGGACGTTCATATGACCGATTTGATTGCAGGTCGAGAGAACTTGGAAGATGTGCAGATGATCGTCTTCGTAGGCGGATTCTCTAACTCCGATGTATTAGGATCAGCCAAAGGTTGGGCGGGTGCATTCCTTTATAATCCAAAAGCAAAACAAGCGCTTGACAACTTCTACGCTCGTCCTGACACCTTAAGTTTGGGTGTTTGTAACGGTTGCCAATTAATGGTAGAGTTAGGTCTAGCCACTCCTACCCATACAGAAAAGCCCAAGATGCTTCATAATGAATCGCATAAGTTTGAATCTACTTTTGTGAATGTGACCATTCCTGAAAACAGCTCTGTGATGTTAGGTTCACTTAGTGGACAGAGGCTGGGTGTTTGGGTAGCTCATGGAGAAGGGAAATTCTCTCTTCCATTGGCATCTGACCAATACAATTTCGCCATGAAATATAGCTATGAAGCCTATCCAGGTAATCCAAATGGATCGGATTATGCGACCGCCGGTATTGCTTCTGCGGATGGACGTCACTTAGCGATTATGCCACATATTGAGCGTAGTTTGAAGCCTTGGAACTGGCCTTACTATCCTAGCGACAGAAAAGATGATTTCACCCCTTGGATGGAGGCATTTGTGAATGCGAGGAAGTGGATTGAGACTCACAATTCTTAA